In Ictalurus punctatus breed USDA103 chromosome 3, Coco_2.0, whole genome shotgun sequence, the following are encoded in one genomic region:
- the lsm6 gene encoding U6 snRNA-associated Sm-like protein LSm6: MSVRKQTPSDFLKQIIGRPVVVKLNSGVDYRGVLACLDGYMNIAVEQTEEYVNGQLKNKYGDAFLRGNNVLYISTQKRKM; this comes from the exons ATGAGTGTACGCAAGCAGACCCCAAGTGACTTCCTGAAGCAGATCATTGGACGGCCAGTAGTGGTGAAGCTCAACTCTGGAGTGGATTACAGAG GTGTTCTTGCTTGCCTCGACGGCTACATGAACATCGCAGTGGAGCAGACGGAAGAGTACGTCAACGGTCAGCTGAAGAATAAGTACGGAGATGCATTTCTCAGAGGAAACAATG TGTTATACATCAGCACCCAGAAGAGGAAGATGTGA